AGTTTAAGAAATGAGGCAGGATTATTCCCACTGAAATCAGAGAGCTTAACAAAATAACACAAATCACCAACGAAGAATCAAAGACATAACAGAAAGTTCGGAGAGCTTAAGACTACTTCTGCCTCTTGTAGATCTTAGCCAAGAAGGATTTTAGCACTGCTTGGATTGCTTTACTTTGGTGAGCCTCAATCACTCCAATCAGCTTCTCGTAGCTTTTGCTCTCATACTCCTTGAACACTCCCTATCATGTTCAAACCCAGATCACAGCATATGTTAGCTATGTATTATTAGATCAAATCTCTGAGGTTTCCATTAGTTTCAAACCTCAAGGTCAAGCTCTTTGTAGAGCTCCTTCACTTTAGCAACGTTTGATGGGTCAGGTTTACCGTAGTTCTCCTAGGATATCAAAACAAACCACCTTTCACGTTCAAGAAAAGGATAATACAAAACCTTTTCgaacaacaaaaaatttaagattCTTACATATAATATCTCAGTTTGTTCCTTGCTGCAGCGTTCCAATGCCTTAACCACCAGCCAGGAGCATTTGAAATCTTCTATATCCGTTCCTATCTGCACTTATCAAACGTTACCAATATGCTTTAATCAACTAAAAGCACATCAAATACAGTCAGATGAGTCTAAAAAATACTAAGCATTTGCAGGAGTTAAAACCTTGCCAAGAGTCTCGGGATCAGCAAAACAATCCAGATAGTCatcctacacaaaaaaaataacgaATATTAACTTCCTGACAATCAAATAGCACTCATGAATACTTAGCAGCAATAAACTCTACCTGCACTTGGAAGTAGATTCCCATGTCAACAAGAACATTCTTCACATCAACATGGTTTTCCAAATTCTCGCCAGCCATCAGCAACGCACAAGCAACCTAAGTACAACACAAGATCTAAGcactaagaaaaatataaaggcATGGTCGCTCATTTACTGTGAAACCCAAGTATGAGAATCAATACTCACAGGGAGATAAAACGAGTAATAAGCCGTTTTGTACTGGACAATACGCCGGTGGCTGCATGTTCAAAACCATTTCATCACTCAGAACATTTTACTACTCTTCATAAAATGCTCATCCATTAGTTACAAGAccatttcaatatatattgaaaaggCCCACAGTTTTGACTCACATTGGCAATGAGTACTTGGCCAAATCCTTTTCGCCTTCAAAGGTGGTGATCAGATCTATCATCTGGCCACAAGCTGTCTGAAACTCTACCTAAACAGATAATTAATTACCAATGCCTCAGTTGTGTACAGAAGAGTGTATAGTTCTGCCAAGTAACAAAAGAAGATTCACCTCATTAAAGAGATCAACGAGGTCAACATAGAAAGGCTTTCCCCGGAAGTGCTTTTTGAGAATCCTGTGGATATGATTGCGAAGTAGAATCCCATCGTTGATAGCAACCATACCTACCTGAGGAACTCTGAACCAGCAAGGTTGCCCACGGCGGGTGACAGAGTTATCCATAATGTCATCAAGCACAAGGAAATAAGCTTGAAGCTACAAAGAACAGAGTGAGATTGAGAGAGAGTCAGGAGGGTATCTATAGTTTATtgagagattaaaaaaaaaggttgagTCTTTACATACCCATTCGATACACCAACCGAGAGCACACGAGAGAAAAATCTCTTCTTCCGACAAGTCTTTGCCTTCTTTCAAAAGCTTGAAGCTGTCCACAACGGAGAGACCTCGGTTGAGCTTCcctggagaagaagagaaagaaaccaGTAGGTGTCAGAATCAGAGGATAAGGATTGATGAAACGCTAGagacacagagagagagagagagagagaggatcaTCACCTCCAGGTACATTGTAATCAAGCATCTGCAAAACAAAGACAATTACGGAGGATCAAATTAGGATCTGATGAGATCATAAGGGGTTTAGGAAAGGGAAAGGAGTACCCTTTCAACCCAGAGACGGGATTCATCGGTGAATTCGAAAGAAGGGTCATGGAGGAGTTCGGACTTGAGGGTGGAATAAACATTGAGGAAGGTTGACTTGAGATCCTTCGCCATTAATAGATGATGATGGGAAGAGGATGAAAGTTGCCTACTTTGATAGAGACTGTCACTGCCCACACGGATCAGATGTAAATGCAAATTCACAGCCTTTATGGCTATTCTCATATTCCTACAACAACTCAATCTCATTCCTCTTTCTTCCCCAAATTACCCTTTCctctttcttcttatttaccACTTTTGCCATTCCCCAGGACACTCGGAGGAGTAGTTGTTTTTCCACTTCCACTTTAACACTTGTCAGTTGTTAGAGATGAAGCCAAATCAGCcggtaagaaagaaaaaaagtgtttgtttttttcctctttAAATAATTAAGATAGAGGCCGAGAGAAGCCCAAGTTATAATGGGCCTTTCTTAATGGAACGACCTTTTGAGACGTTCATAATGGGCATTTCTCAATAGAACGGCATCGTTCGGCCAGCAAAACTCTCCTCACCCCTCTAAGGTTGTTACTACCGACTTTATGTGGACAATGTTTTATTGACTGTATGATTCTCTTTTTCCTCAAATTTTGAAAACAGGGGGTGACGAGTGAATCTACTAAACAAGAGTAACAAGATTGAACCATACTATTACACAAGCATGGTCTCTGATATCATTAAACTGATGGAGCCCCCTAGTAAGTAAAAGGGAATCATCATCTTGTTTTTTTCCCTGAAAACAGTAGTAACTTATATGTCCTGTTATTACGTACGGAAAAGATGAAAATTTATGATCTTTTTGCTCTTCGGTTAATAATTAATCTGGTGATCCATTCATCATCAGAAAACATGGCCTGATGGCTCTAATGAAAGCATGAGATGAACACATTTGATATGTTTTTGTATGAAGATTTTGAAGTAGGTGAAGAGCTAAATGATTGAATAGCAAAACAAGGTTCCCATTTAAACTCTTAAAAAGTACTTCATGCGTTCAAAAGCACAgcctgtttttttttcatgacaTAGGCGTTACTCTATAGTAATATTATAGTCTTTTTAGACTGCTTGGTCCAGAACCACGTGATGCGTATTGATAATAGAAACTATGGTCATTATCGAGGAACACAGATCTCTTGAGTTTGAGATTAAAAATAGGTTCAAGTCCAAACTGCATGTGATGTGAATTGTCAGCGAATATTCCGCTAACTGCAAAAGTTAAACAACTAATGATATATAAAGAACTTCATCCTCATTTTGTCTGTTTCTGCTGTGTTTTCATCGTTTGTAATTAAAGAGTACAATAGGTGGAGGGGGCAATGGTAATATCATCACATGATTTGAGTTTTGTCATGTTGTAACCAATAAGTAGTTTAACGAAGAAGTTGCAAAGGGCATAGGAACATAATGAGGGGAAGTGAGTACAAATCGTAATCTGCTTTTTGCATGCCTTGTTTTTCTCTTCTCAAAAGTCATTAATGCTTACAAAGACCTACTAACCATAGCTCTAATTGTCTCCATAAACATAATCCATCATTATTTCAAAAACAACTGTCTTTTCTCacgtttttataaaatagttaaatatgAGAAATTTATCTTCTAAAAAGCTAAATATCGGATAAACTGattgtaaaatataataaaaatattttttttaaagagacaatgttttacactttttaagaaattaagaaGATTTATAGGCATGAGGTTACTAGCCGAATCGGACCGAACCTGCCGAACCAAACAGAAAGTTCAATTCTGGTTCAGTTCAATTAGAAGGTTTGGTTTATTTCAACAACTAAAAAATCGATTTCCGTTTGGTAATCGGTTAGTTCAGTTTTCTAAAAATTTCTTTAGCCCATTTCCAATggtttctttcatttttttcctcAAACTAAAGTAAACTCAAAATGAAGTTgtgatttgctccaatggttctcCTTATTTTTTCCctcaatttttattatattcattttttaacttattatttattgcAAATAAcaccttttattttataaaattttagac
This genomic interval from Brassica napus cultivar Da-Ae chromosome A6, Da-Ae, whole genome shotgun sequence contains the following:
- the LOC106401447 gene encoding farnesyl pyrophosphate synthase 2-like, which gives rise to MRLSCCRNMRIAIKAVNLHLHLIRVGSDSLYQSRQLSSSSHHHLLMAKDLKSTFLNVYSTLKSELLHDPSFEFTDESRLWVERMLDYNVPGGKLNRGLSVVDSFKLLKEGKDLSEEEIFLSCALGWCIEWLQAYFLVLDDIMDNSVTRRGQPCWFRVPQVGMVAINDGILLRNHIHRILKKHFRGKPFYVDLVDLFNEVEFQTACGQMIDLITTFEGEKDLAKYSLPIHRRIVQYKTAYYSFYLPVACALLMAGENLENHVDVKNVLVDMGIYFQVQDDYLDCFADPETLGKIGTDIEDFKCSWLVVKALERCSKEQTEILYENYGKPDPSNVAKVKELYKELDLEGVFKEYESKSYEKLIGVIEAHQSKAIQAVLKSFLAKIYKRQK